A portion of the bacterium genome contains these proteins:
- a CDS encoding pitrilysin family protein, translating to MSVIRKTLVLAAVLAVALGAVSASAEGYQDLKDQVREFTLPNGIHFLVLERHDVPVFSFNTFMNVGSAQEVTGITGIAHILEHMAFKGTAEIGTTDAKKEAQAMKAEDEAFAALKTERLKGDHADPAKLAELEQAFTAAKDAARAFVVSNEFGQIVENNGGRGMNAGTGTDETSYMYSLPSNRLELWAYLEGTRMSRPVMREFYTEKDGPVTEERRMRTENSPIGMLIEQFQNLAFMAHPYHHSTIGWMTDLNTITRQDCETFYRTHYVGRNMTVAVVGDVDFEEVKRLAGKYFTGVSAAEPPVIETFDAPQKGERRMVIEDEAQPFYICGFHIGNWAHADAAVYDAIADILGQGRTSRLYERLVKQDKSAVQAFSFAGYPGDKYPTLLAVLGMPAKDVSAEQLEAAVLEEIAKLVDGGVTEEELAGVKRRARANFVRSLEGNMGLAAQLSEYQGKQGDWRRMFSQLEAIDAVTVADVQRVAGEIFVPNNRTVAFIKTVEAAN from the coding sequence ATGTCCGTGATCCGCAAGACCCTGGTCCTGGCCGCCGTCCTGGCCGTCGCGCTGGGCGCCGTGTCGGCGTCGGCCGAGGGCTACCAGGACCTCAAGGACCAGGTCCGGGAGTTCACCCTGCCCAACGGCATCCATTTCCTCGTGCTCGAGCGGCACGACGTGCCGGTGTTCTCGTTCAACACCTTCATGAACGTCGGCAGCGCCCAGGAGGTCACGGGCATCACGGGCATCGCCCACATCCTGGAGCACATGGCGTTCAAGGGGACCGCCGAGATCGGCACCACCGACGCCAAGAAGGAGGCCCAGGCGATGAAGGCCGAGGACGAGGCCTTCGCCGCGCTGAAAACCGAGCGCCTCAAGGGCGACCACGCCGACCCGGCGAAGCTGGCCGAGCTGGAGCAGGCCTTCACCGCCGCCAAGGACGCGGCCCGCGCCTTCGTCGTCAGCAACGAGTTCGGGCAGATCGTCGAGAACAACGGCGGCCGCGGCATGAACGCCGGCACCGGCACCGACGAGACGAGCTACATGTACAGCCTGCCGAGCAACCGCCTGGAGCTGTGGGCCTACCTCGAGGGCACGCGCATGTCGCGCCCCGTGATGCGCGAGTTCTACACCGAGAAGGACGGCCCGGTGACCGAGGAGCGCCGCATGCGCACCGAGAACAGCCCGATCGGCATGCTCATCGAGCAGTTCCAGAACCTGGCCTTCATGGCCCACCCCTACCACCACTCGACGATCGGCTGGATGACCGACCTCAACACGATCACCCGCCAGGACTGCGAGACCTTCTACCGGACCCACTACGTGGGCCGCAACATGACGGTGGCCGTGGTCGGCGACGTCGATTTCGAAGAGGTCAAGCGGCTGGCCGGGAAGTACTTCACCGGCGTGTCGGCCGCCGAGCCGCCGGTGATCGAGACCTTCGACGCCCCGCAGAAGGGCGAGCGCCGCATGGTGATCGAGGACGAGGCGCAGCCCTTCTACATCTGCGGCTTCCACATCGGCAACTGGGCCCACGCCGACGCCGCGGTCTACGACGCCATCGCCGACATCCTCGGCCAGGGGCGCACCAGCCGCCTGTACGAGCGCCTGGTCAAGCAGGACAAGTCGGCGGTCCAGGCCTTCAGCTTCGCCGGCTACCCCGGCGACAAGTACCCGACCCTGCTGGCCGTGCTGGGCATGCCCGCTAAGGACGTCAGCGCCGAGCAGCTCGAGGCCGCGGTGCTCGAGGAGATCGCGAAGCTCGTGGACGGCGGCGTGACGGAGGAGGAACTGGCGGGCGTGAAGCGCCGCGCCCGCGCCAACTTCGTGCGCTCGCTGGAGGGCAACATGGGCCTGGCGGCCCAGCTGTCCGAGTACCAGGGCAAGCAGGGC